ATCGACAAGCTCAAGCTCATCAAGGCCAACCTGCGCCTAGTGGTCTCCATCGCCAAGAAGCACGTCCACTCCAACATCGAGCTCTCCGACCTCATCCAGGAGGGCGGCCTGGGGCTGATGAAGGCGGTCGAGAAGTTCGAGTACAAGCGGGGCTTCAAGTTCTCCACCTACGCGACCTGGTGGATCCGGCAGTCCATCGACCGCGCCATCGCGGACCAGGCGCACACCATCCGCATCCCGGTGCACATGAAAGAGTTCATCTCCAAGCTCACCAAGGTCACGCGGCGCTACCGGCAGGAGCTGGGCCGCGACCCGAACCTTGAGGAATACACCCGCTTCCTGCACATCTCCATGGACAAGGTCAAGCACGTCCTGAAGATCATGCAGGAACCGGTGTCCTTGTCCACGCCGATCGGCGAGAACGAGGATTCCTATCTGGAGGACTTCATCGAGGACCGGGCCGAAGCGGCGCCGTCCAATTCCGCCAGCTCTTTCCTGCGCCGCCGCGAGGTGGAGAAGGTGCTCGCGACCTTGACCGGCCGGGAGGCCAAGATCATCAAGCTGCGCTTCGGCATCGACTCGGGTTATCCCCGGACCTTGGAGGAGGTGGGGCGCATCTTCCGGGTGACGCGCGAGCGCGTGCGTCAGATCGAGGCCAAGGCCATCCGCAAGCTGCGCCATCCTTCCCGCAGCAAGTCCCTGCGGGACTACCTGGAGTAGCCATGAGACACCAGAACGCCAGAAAACCGGGTCCCTGATGGCTATCGGCGCCTGAACTTTTCCGATGATAGCCCCGGACTTGACCGCCGCCGCCGGCCGTAAGGAAATCCGTCCGGCCGGTGCCTGCGGAACTTCCGATACCGCAGGCGCCGGCCTGCGGGGAGGAACATGACCCGCCGGCTCGTCATCGCGGGGGGCTTCCTGGCTTCGCTGGGCCTGCTAGCCTATCTCATCGGGGGCCGGCTTACGGCCCTGCTGCGCATCGGCACCCAGTTGGACTGGTCGTACGTGGCCGCGGCGGTGCTTTGCGCGCTGGCCAGCTATTTCATGGTGGGGCTGGTTTTGCGCCAGGTGCTGGCCCTCCTCGGGCATTCCCTGCCCTTCCCCGTCGTGCTGGGCATCGCCTTGGTCTCCACCTCGGTCAACTATTTCGTCTCCACCGCGGGTGTCAGCGGATTCGCGCTCAAGGCGCACCTGCTGCGCAAGAGGCAGGTCCCCTACGCCACGACCGTGATGGCGGCCGTGGTCAGTTCAGCCATCCTCTATTTCGTCCTGGCCGGCATCCTCGGCCAAGGGCTGATCTATCTTTTCATGCACCTGCAAGGGGCGCGCATCGCCATCATGGAGGGGATCGTGGGGCTGGGTCTGCTGCTGGGGACCGCCATCGTCCTCATGGTCTTCGTCTTCAACCACAAGCTGCGCGGCCGCGTCATGCGCAGCGCCTTCCACCGTCTCAATCGGGTGGTCTTCTCCTTCTCCAAGCGGGATATCCCCCGTGAGGAGTTCGTGGAGTTCGAGCACCAGCTGGCCGCGGGACTGGGCACCATCCACCACCACAAGGGCAGGCTCACCAAGGCCATAGCCTTCACCGGGCTCGACTGGGTCTTGGCCATGCTCACCCTGCATTTCTGCCTGTGCGCGGTGGGGATGGTGCATATGCCGGTCGGCCACCTCGTCGCCGGCTTCAGCGCCGGCCAGGCCACGACGCTCATCCCGGGCCTGCCCGGAGGCCTGGGCGCCATGGAGGGGTCCGTAGCCGCGACTTTCAGCGGCCTCGGACTGGACTGGGACGACGCGCTCATGGCCGTCCTGCTCTACCGCGTCGCGTACTATCTCATCCCCGGCATCCTGAGCGTCTTCGTCCTGTGGGGCCTGAAGATGTCCGAGCCTGACCTCATGGCTCAGACGGCGCTCGATACCGAGACCCTGCCGGAGGAGCTCAAACGCAAGGCGCGCGAGCTCGAGCACAGCCAGCCCTGGCCGCATGCGCATCGGCAGGGAAGGGATTGAACGCATGAAGCGATGGACTGTCCTGCCGCTCCTGGCCGCCGCCACGTCCCCGGCTGCGGCCGAAACCTTCACCTTCACCGCGCGGCCCAGCCGGTTGGCGCGACAGCCGCCAAGCCTCAGCTCCAAGCGAAGCCGAGCTAGCAGAGGTCCACACCGCAGACACCCCAGCAGGGGACGCCGCCGAAGAAATAGGCACTGACCAGGTGATAAACGGGGCCCGCGTCAATGAGTGCGCGGGCCCCGTCAGCCTCCGGCAGGAGGACAGCAATATGCGGATTTGCTAGAATCCAAATAAGAGACACATGGACACCACTAGCAAGACATCGGGGAACCAGACCCGCATCCTCGCTTCAATCGTTGCGTCATCAGAGGATGCCATCTACGCCAAGACCCTGGATGGGATCATCACCCAGTGGAACAAAGGTGCTGAGAAGATATACGGATACACAGCGAAAGAGGCGATAGGCCAATCGGTCTCCATTCTGACCCCGCCGGATCGCAACGATGAGCTGCCGGGCATTCTCGCCAGAATCCGCAAGGGCGAGCATGTGGAACATTACGAAACGGGGCGCGTACGCAAGGACGCCTCTCTTGTCTACGTGTCCATCTCCATCTCGCCGATTCTTGACGCTAAGGGGGTGGTCACCGGTGCCTCCACGATTGCCAGGGACATCACTGGGCACCGGCGCCTCGAAGAGGCTCTCCGCAAGAACATACAGCTTGAGTCCGCCAACAAAATACTTGATTCCTTCGGCCGTGCCATCGCTCACGAGTTGCGCAATCCACTGACAGTTCTCAAGGGCAACGTCTTCCTTCTGCTTAAAAATTATGGGGACAAGCTGGACTCCCAAGGGAAGAACATCCTAGAGATGACGGGACATGCGGTCGATAGGATAAGCGGGATCGTCGCGGACCTACAGGACCTCTGTAATGCCTCTTGCCCCGAGATACACTGCGAGTCAGTGGATTTGAGTTCTTTTGCCCATGCGGAAGCTGCCCGCCTCCAAGCAAGCAGTCCCAAACGGCGCGTGGATTGGCGCATCGCTGATGGCTTGGTTGCCAAGGGCGATGCCGGGCTCTTGCGCATGGCGTTATCGAATCTGCTCAGAAACGCCTGGAAGTTCACGGCGAAGACCGAAAAGCCAATCATAGAATTCGGGATGTCCCCACGCGACGGAGTGCCCGTTTATTTCGTAATGGACAATGGAGCGGGTTTCGACATGGCTGACGCCCACAAACTTTTCCAGCCATTTTCCAGACTCCATGGGTCGAATGAATTTGTGGGTACTGGCATCGGCCTGACTATCGTCGAAAATGTCATCCGCCGCCACAACGGACGCGTGTGGGCCGAAGGCAAAGTCCAGGAAGGAGCGACCTTCCGCTTCACGCTCGCCGCGGAATGGCCTGGACCAATGCCTGAAGTACGGGCTACGTGAAGCCCATTTATCTGCAGTAGCGGCCTGGGGCAGGCCGCCCTATGCCACGCATTTCGTGATGCCGGGAGGAGACTTGCTGACCCTCTCGAAGTTGCTGGGGCATTCAACGACCACTATCCCTAAAAGGTCTGGTCTGTGCGTCCCGCCCGCGATTAGCTAGAATCCCTGTATGGGTCTCCGGGACTGCCTGGCCGCCGTCTTCACCCCGACCTTGCTCTGGCTCTATCCGTTCATTTTGGCGGCCATCCTGCTCATCTACGCGGCGGCGCCCCCGGCTCGCCGGCGCCTGGCCGCCGCCGCGCTCCTGGCTTTGGCTTCGGCCGCGGGCCTGCTCGCGGCCGCGGTCCTGCGCCGCGTCGGCTTCGCGCCGGACGCCGGCTTCTACCGGATCACCCATGGGCTCTCGGCCTTGCTCCTGGCTCTGGCCGCCATCAACACGGCGGCCGCCACGGCCTTCGACATCATCTTGCCGGCCCTGCGCCTGC
Above is a window of Elusimicrobiota bacterium DNA encoding:
- a CDS encoding lysylphosphatidylglycerol synthase transmembrane domain-containing protein; translated protein: MTRRLVIAGGFLASLGLLAYLIGGRLTALLRIGTQLDWSYVAAAVLCALASYFMVGLVLRQVLALLGHSLPFPVVLGIALVSTSVNYFVSTAGVSGFALKAHLLRKRQVPYATTVMAAVVSSAILYFVLAGILGQGLIYLFMHLQGARIAIMEGIVGLGLLLGTAIVLMVFVFNHKLRGRVMRSAFHRLNRVVFSFSKRDIPREEFVEFEHQLAAGLGTIHHHKGRLTKAIAFTGLDWVLAMLTLHFCLCAVGMVHMPVGHLVAGFSAGQATTLIPGLPGGLGAMEGSVAATFSGLGLDWDDALMAVLLYRVAYYLIPGILSVFVLWGLKMSEPDLMAQTALDTETLPEELKRKARELEHSQPWPHAHRQGRD
- a CDS encoding PAS domain S-box protein, whose product is MDTTSKTSGNQTRILASIVASSEDAIYAKTLDGIITQWNKGAEKIYGYTAKEAIGQSVSILTPPDRNDELPGILARIRKGEHVEHYETGRVRKDASLVYVSISISPILDAKGVVTGASTIARDITGHRRLEEALRKNIQLESANKILDSFGRAIAHELRNPLTVLKGNVFLLLKNYGDKLDSQGKNILEMTGHAVDRISGIVADLQDLCNASCPEIHCESVDLSSFAHAEAARLQASSPKRRVDWRIADGLVAKGDAGLLRMALSNLLRNAWKFTAKTEKPIIEFGMSPRDGVPVYFVMDNGAGFDMADAHKLFQPFSRLHGSNEFVGTGIGLTIVENVIRRHNGRVWAEGKVQEGATFRFTLAAEWPGPMPEVRAT